CCGAGCGACTGGGCTGGCGCGAGTCGCTGTCGCCCACCGGGTCGCCGCAGTTCGAGCCCGGCGCCGAGGAGACGATTTCCTACGAGCCGGGAGGCCAGATCGAATACGGCACCGCGCCGTACGCCTCTCCGGCCCGCCTCCTGCGGCGCGCGGGCGCCGTGCTGGGACACCTGCGGGCGGGCGCCGAAGAGCACGGGCTGAAGCTCGAAGCTCGTGGGATCGAGCCGGGCCGGGCGGTCGCCGACACGGCGCTCCTGCTGACGAGCGATCGCTACCGGCGCATGGACGCCTACCTGGTTTCGCTCGGGAGCGCGGGGCCGCGCATGATGCGGCAGACGGCGTCGACCCAGTTCAACCTGGATTTCGGCCCCGACCCGCTGCTGGCGTGGCGCGTCGCGAACGCCCTGGTGGCGCCGCTGACGGCGATGTTCGCGCACTCGGCGACGTACGACGGCGCTCCGAGCGGTCACGTCAGCTACCGAGCGGACGCGTGGCGCCGCCTGGACCCGGGGCGCACGGGCGTGTTCGAGGACGGGGGCGACCCCGTGGCGTCGTACGTGCGCTTCGCGCTCCGGGCGAACTACTTCCTGGGGGCCGGCTCGCCGACGCCCTTCGGCGGGTTGCTTGCTCGCGGTGAGGTGGGGCTGGACGGGTGGCGCTCGCACCTTACCACGCTGTTCCCCGAGGTGCGCCCGCGTGGCTGGCTGGAGATCCGCAGTTGCGACGCAGTGGCGCCGGAGGCCCTGGCCGCGCCGGTGGTTCTGCTGACCGGGATTCTGCACGATCCCCTCACCCTGGCGGAGGCCGCGGACGCGCTGCCGCCAGCCACGCCGGAGCGCCTGGTGCGGGCGGGCCGGGTGGGGCTGCGCGACGCAGAGTTGGCGTCTTCGGCGCGAGACGCCGCGGCGCTCGGCCTGCGCGGCGCGCGGCGGCTCGGCTCGGAGCGCATGGACGCCGGGACCATCGCGACCGCCGAGCGATTCTTCCAGCGCTACACCTTCGCGGGTCGCTGCCCGGCGGACGACCAGGAGGTCGAGGCGTTGCTCCCCGAAACGGCGTGATGCCGCCCGCAAACGACCGGGCTCCGGCCGCGCCGAAGCCGTTGGTCGCGCTGGAAACGACGGTCATCGCGCACGGCCTACCCCGACCCTGGAACGTGGAGCAGGCGCTGCGGCTGGAAGCGGCGGTGCGCGAGGAGGGCGCCGAGCCGCGCACGATCGGCATCATCGGCGGCGAGGTGGTCGTGGGTCTGGACGAGGCGCAGATCCGGCGGCTGGGCGCCAACGATGAGGTTCGCAAGGTCAGCACCCGGGACCTGCCGGTTGTGGCGGCGCGCGGCATGGACGGCGCGACCACCGTCGCGGCGACGATCCGGCTGGCGCACGGCGCCGGCATCGAAGTGTTCTCCACCGGCGGGATCGGCGGCGTCCACCGCGCTCTGGGAGGCGCCGCAAGCACAGACGTCAGCGCGGATCTGGAAGAGCTTGCCCGCATCCCCATGGTGGTCGTGTGCTCCGGCGCCAAAGCGGTCCTAGACCTCGAAGCGACCCGGGAAACGCTGGAGACCCGAGGCGTCACGGTGGCCGGCTACGGCACAGACTCCTTCCCGGCCTTCTTCAGCCAGGACAGCGGACTGCCCGTCGACATACGCTGCGACTCGCCCGAAGAGGTGGCCGAGCTGGTGGCCGCGCACCGCCGCATGAGCTTGCCGGCTGCGCTGCTGGTCGCGGTTCCCGTTCCGGATTCCGTGGCCATCCCGCGCGCAGAAATCGAGCCCCTGGTGGAGCGGGCCGTCCGTGAAGCGGAGGACGAGGGCCTGCGCTCGGCGCAACTCACGCCCTTCCTGCTGTCGCGCGTAGCGGAGTTGACCGAGGAGCGCAGCCTGCGAGCCAACCTGGCGCTGCTGGAGCGCAACGCGCGCGTGGCGGCGCGCATCGCGCGGGCCGTGCAGGCGTGGCGGCTGGCCGAAGCGGCGGCGAGCTGAACGCGATAGGCGCTACCGACTTCGCGGGCGCGCGGAGCGCCGAGCCGGCCGGCCGTTGGGGCGTCCTCGTCCTGCTTGCCGCGGCGGAGCTCGCGGGCATGTCGCTCTGGTTCACGGCGAGCGCGGTGGCGCCCCAGCTGCGCGAGCTGTGGAGCCTGAGCGCGGGCCAGGAGGTTTGGCTCACGAACGCGGTGCAACTCGGCTTCGTCGTCGGGACCGCGGCTGCGGCGGCCCTGAACCTCGCCGACATCGTGCGGGCGCGAGCGCTCTTCGCGGCGTCGGCGCTGGCGGCCGCGCTGGTCAACGGGCTGATCCTGATCGCCCCTGGTTTCGCCGTAGGCGTCGGGCTCCGCTTCCTGACGGGCGTCTTTCTGGCCGGCGTCTACCCGCCGGCGATGAAGATGGCGGCGACCTGGTTCCGGTCGGGTCGCGGCTTGGCCATCGGCACCATCGTCGGCGCGCTCACGGTCGGGAAGGCCACTCCGTATCTGCTGCAGGGGATGGAGGGCGTGGGGCTGGGCGGAGTAATCGGCTCGGCCTCGGCGGGGGCCGCGGCCGCCGGGGCGCTCGTCCTGCTGGCCTATCGGGACGGGCCCTTTCCGTTCGCCTCGCGGCCCTTCCACTGGGGACTCGTCGGCTCCGTTCTCCGCCACAGACCCACCCGCTTGGCCATCTACGGTTATCTGGGGCACATGTGGGAGCTGTACGCCATGTGGGCGCTGGTCACCCTCTACTTCAAGGATGTGCTGGCCGCGGCGGGCCCGGGGGGTTCAGCGCTGAGAGCCGGGATCATCGGTTTCGCGGTGATCGCCGCCGGTGGGCCGGGCTCGGTGATCGCCGGCCGGTTGGCAGACCGGTTCGGGCGGGAGCGGGTCGCGTCGTGGGCGATGGTGGTGAGCGGCGCGTGCGCGCTGTCGATCGGGTGGCTGATGAGCGCGCCGCTGGCGGCGCTGGTGGCGCTCGGCCTCCTGTGGGGCGCGGCGGTGGTCGCGGATTCGGCTCAGTTCAGCGCGCTCGTGACGGAGGTGGCACCCTCGCACGCCGTCGGCACCGCGCTCACGCTGCAGACCTCGCTCGGCTTCGCGCTGACCATCGGCTCCATCTGGCTGGCGTCGGATCTGTCGACGCGGGTGGGCTGGGGTGCCGCCTTCAGCGTGCTCGCGGTGGGCCCCGCGCTCGGCATCATGGCCATGGCCCGCCTTACCGCGGCGCGCTCGCTCCCCTAGCGTACCGTTGCAGAAGTCCGCGCCGGCACACTAACGACGGCGGCGGAACAGCGCCCCGTGGTGCGTCACGGCGCGGCCGCCGGCCCCCTCAACCGGGCCGAGTAGAGCGTTCGAAAGGCGTCCGCGCCCGCGCTCATGCAGGTGTCGAGGGCGGGCCCCTCGGTGGCCGGACAGTGCTGATGCCCGCGCGGTGCAGAGTGCACGAACAGGTCCACCGACCCGTCCTTCAGGAAGAGCAGCTCCATGTAGCCGGGTTCGGCTGCGCGAAAGCGCATGCCGTCCGCCCACCCCACGTCCTCCAGCTTGCTCGCGCTCCCGCTGACCAGCGAGAAGGCGGGGTCGTTCTCCTCCACGGCTTCGAAAACCTGCAGCGAGTGCTCGTGCCCGCCCGCGAACACGAGCGGCGGATCGGCCCGGCCGAAAGCCGCGCGCAGGTCATCGGCCATGACCCTGTAGGGCCCGGAGTTCAGGTCCTGAAGCAGCGAGCCCGTGCGACGCAGCAGGTAAATCACGCCGAGGCTGTTCCAGAACTGGGTGAGACCGCCGTGGGGACCGCCGCTGCGCAGGGGATGGTGCCCCGCCAGCACCACCTCTCGCTCGCCGTCTGTCCTGAGCGCTGCCTCGATGTCGGCGAACACGCCATCCAGGCGCCCCTCCTCGCGGGACAGCAGCCACCACACCGTGTCCAGCAGGAGCAGGCGGGTGCGCGCGCCGAGGTCTATGACCACCGGGCCGGGGTCTCCGGGACTCGGCACGAGGGTTACGTCCACCCCCGTGCGTTGCCGGACCCCTTCCAGGTGCGCGTGCTGGTTCGCCAGGTGCAGGATGCCCACGTCGGACACCACGTCGCCCCAGTCGTGGTTCCCCGCGAGGAAGACCCCGCGTGCCCCGCGATTGAGCGCGGCGGGCCCTGCGACGACGTCGATCTGCGCTTGCAGATGCGCGGAGTCGGCCGGGAACTCGGGGCGGGTGCGCCCGCGCATGCCGGTCGGGTAGATGTTGTCTCCCAGGAAGAGAACGGCCACGGCGGAGTCCCGCTCCAGGGCCGCCGCCCACCGCTCCACGCCCGCGCGCACGTGCGCCAGCACGGGGCTCGCGCCAGGGGCGCTCGCGCCGGCGTCGCCAACCAGGAACACCGCCACGTCCACGTCCGCCGGGGCGGGCACTGGGATCGGGCGCGAGGAAGGCAGGGAGCGCGGCTGCGATGCGCACGCCGCGGTCGCCACCGCCAGGGCCGCCAGTCCGAAGCGCGCCATCAGAACCGGATCGAGAAGCCTACGGGGACGCCTCCTCGGCGGTCGAGCGCGGCCTGGTTGGGGAGGGGATCCTCGTCCTCGTCAAAGGCGAGCATGCCGACGACCGAGCCGATCAGGATGCCCGCGGCGGTGCCCATCACGGCGCCGGCCCAGGAGCCGGTATCGTCGTCCCAGACCAGCGAGCCGATGAGCCAGCCCGCGCCGAAGCCCGCCAGACCGCCCGCGGCGCCGCCCAGCATGGAGTCGTAGAGGCGATCCCGGTCGGCCGCGCCCAGGGCTACCCCCGCGGCGCCGCCGACCACCACCGGGAGCGATCTGAATCCGAACGCGTCGCTCGCGGAGTGCAGGTAGCGGCCGGCGCGCGCCTCGGCCGTGACGACGCCGATCGACACGAACGCCCCGGCCGCCAGGCCGGATACCCCCCCGACCACCACCGGAACCGTGCCCTGCGCCGCCGCCGGGCGCGCGGCGGGCATGAGCGCGGCGGCGGCGAGCGCGAGGCCGGCCCGGAGCGTCCGGGCGCGGCTCAGCCGAACACCCGTCAACGCACGTGCTGCCGTCCGTCGGCGTGCGTGTGGCCTTCTTCCTCCGCGGGGGCCTCGCCGCCCTCGGCGGGGGCCGGAGCCGACAGCGCTTCGACGCGCTCCGCGTAGGCCTCCTCGGATAGGTCCGGCAACTCCTTCATGATCGCCACGATCGCCCACAGGTCCTCGTCGCCGTGGGTGGGCCCGAACGCAGGCATGCCGGTCATCTTGATGCCGTTCTTGACGATCCAGAACAGCTCCGCGTCGGACCACTCGCCCTCTGCCACCACCTCGTCCAGATCCGGCGCGGGCGGGTTCAGGCCCTGACCGGCCTCGGTCCGATCGAAGCCGGGCGCGCCGTGGCAGTCGACGCACATGCCGTGAAAGTGGTCCAATCCGCCGACGAGCGCGGCCGAGTCCAGCTCGGGCATCGCTCCGATGTCGCGGGCGTGGCGGGCGATGGATCGGTGCGCCACGGTCTCCAGGGCCCATTCGGTCACGGCCCCCTCGGTCTGCGTGGCGGCCACGTTGTAGGCGCCGGATGTCGCGACCGCGACGGCCGCCCCGAGAAGGGCGAGAAGGGTGAGAAAAACGACGGACAGTACACGCATCGTTACCTGTCGATTGGACGGGAGGTCTGGGTCAGCCGATCTCGAGCATCCGCTCGATCGAGCCGCGCGCCCGGCGCGCCACATCCGGCTCGACGTCGATCACGTACTGGTTTTCGCGCAGCGCGGCCAGCACCTGCTCCAGCGTGATCTCGTTCATGTGCGGGCAGCGCACCGAGCACAGTCTGACCATCTCCTTTTCCGGCGCGGCAGCCACGATGTTGTCGGCCATGGAGCACTCGGTCATGAGGAGGTAGCGGGGCGCCTCCGAGTCGCGCACGGCGCGGATCATGGCCGACGTGCTGCCGGAGAAGTCGGACGCGTCCACAACCTCCGGGCTGCACTCGGGGTGCGCGAGCACGAACACGTCGGGGAACTGGCGCCGCACCATCTCGATGTCCTGCACCGTGAACTGCTCGTGCACCTCGCAGCGCCCGGGCCAGCCGATGACGCGCAGCTCGCGCGACCCTCCGTTGGTGGCCGGCGATCCGGCCTCGGGTCCGAACGGGGTGGTCGCGTCGATCGCGCTGTCCGCCCGCCGGATTCCAGCCTGGGCCTCAGCGCCAGCGCTCCGCATGCGCTCTCGAATCTGGTCCTCGATGCCTTCGCCCGTCGGCAGGATCACGCGCTTGCTGACCTCCCGGGCCACGTTGCGCGTGAGGTACTCGTCCGGAATCAGGATGACGTCGTCGCCCGGCAACGCCTCCACGACCCGCACGGCGTTGGAGGACGTGCAGCACACGTCGCACTCGGCCTTCACGTCCGCGTAGGTGTTGACGTAGGTGACGACGGGTACCCCGGGGTAGCGCGCCTTCAGCCGGCGTACGTCCTCGGCGGTGATGGACGACGCGAGCGAACACCCGCCTCGGTCGGTGGGCAGCAGAACCGTGCGCGAGGGATTCAGGATCTTGGCCGTCTCCGCCATGAAGCGCACGCCGCAGAAGACGATGGGATCGGACTCCGTCTCGGCGGCCTTTCTGGCCAGCTCCAGGGAGTCGCCAACGAAGTCGCACACCGAGTGGTACAGCGCGGGCTCCATGTAGTTGTGCCCGAGTATGACCGCGCCCCGCTCCTGCTTGAGGCGATTCACCTCCCAAGCCAGCTGGGCCTTGTAGGCGATCTCGACCTCGGGCATGACGCCCGCGAGACGCTCGCTGAGCCTGGCGTGCAACTGGTCGATCGATGTAGCAGATACGGCCATGCTTCCTTCCGTGATTCGGCTCCGACGGACGGTTGCCGTCCGCCTAGCTCCGTACGGGCTCCGGCACCGCCTCCTTGACGGGCTCGGGAACGTCGGTGCGGATCCAGTCGAGCGCCACGTCCAGCGCCGGAGCGGAGTGCGTGAGCGCCCCGACCGAGATCAGGTCGACGCCCGACTCGGCGATGGTACGCACCGTTTCCAGCGTGACCCCACCGGATGCCTCCGTGATCGCCCGTCCGCGCACCGTCAGGACCGCGACCCTGAGCTCGTTGGGGCTCATGTTGTCCAGGAGGACCGCATCGGGATCCCCCTGGAGCACGTCCTCGAGCTCCTCCAGAGTGTCTACCTCGACCTCGACGGTCATCGTGGGCGGCAGCCCTTTCTTCAGTCGAGCTACCGACTCCGAGAGGCTGCGTCCGCTGGCCGCGAGGACCGCGCGGTGATTGTCCTTGACGAGAACCGCGTCGCCGAGATGCAGACGATGGTTCGCGCCGCCGCCGCAGCGCACCGCGTACTTCTCCAGTGAGCGCAGGCCGGGCGTCGTCTTGCGAGTGTCGACGATGCGCGCGTCGGTTCCCTCGACCGCCTCCACGAACCTGCTCGTGAGCGTCGCAACGCCGCTCAGGCGCTGCAGGAAGTTCAGCGCGACGCGCTCCGCCATGAGGATGGACCGGGCCCGGCCCTCGACCCGCAGTAGGGGCAGTCCGGGGACGACGCGCTCGCCGTCGGTGACCAGCGGCCGCACGTCGAGGTCCGGGTCGACGGTCTTGAAGACCCTGGCGGCGACGGGCACACCCGACGCCACCCCCGGTGCCCGCGCGGCTATGTCGGCGCGGGCGCGCGCGTCGGGCGGCACGAGGGCCTCGGTCGTGGCGTCGCCCCAGGCGAGATCCTCGTCCAGGGCGGCCTCGATCACTCGATCCAGCACGCGCGCCGGTACCCGCGGGACCTCTGGGTACCAGCCGTCGCTATCTGGCGCTGTGGGGGCGGCAGCCTGCTCCACTCGGTGCCTCCGTTTCGTGGCGTCCTTTGTGGGCAGGTGTACCCGCATCGCGGTTGATGGTTGCTACGGTCCGCGCAGCGATCCCCCCAGCAGCTCCAGCACCACGCGTACCGACGACGCCTCGGGTGACCTGCCCTGCGCGTCGGCCTCGATGGCGCCCAGGGCCGCGGCGGCCACCGAGAACTCGGTGCACGTCGCCTCGTCTCGGGTGGTCGCGATCGCCAGCCTGTCCATGGACGCGACGAGCTGGCTTCGCGCCGTCACATCCGGCAAGGCGGGGATCAGGCGCGAGTTCGCGTCCCGCAGCGCCGGGCGAAGCTGCGCGAGCGGCAGCGACGGCACGTTGTCGAAGAGCGCGGCCGGGATGCCCTGGCAAAAGGTCGGTTCGACGATGCCTCCGCCGCCGTCGTCGCCGCAGGACAGCAGCGCGACCGCAGCGACGACGAGCGCGGCGGTGTGCGCGCGGATGATCGCCACGGTCACCGGCGCTCGCCGTCCGCATGGGGATCGGCGGTAGCGGCCTCCATAGTCGCCAGCCGCGCCTCCAGCGCCGCCACGCGCTCCAGCGACGCCGCCAGGTCCGCCTCCAGCTCAGCGGCCCGAATCCGGTTCCTCTGTGCCTGCGCCAGCACGAGCGGCGCGAGCAGGTGGTAGCGCACCGAGGTTAGCCGGCCGTCGCCGCCGTAAAGCGCAAGCTCCGGGAACACCTCCTCGACCTCCTCGGCGACCAGCCCGAACTGCATCTCACCCGCCGGGTCGGCGCGGTAGCGGAAGCTGACCGGGCGCAACAGCGCGAGCCTGTCCAGCTCTGCGTCGATGGTCCGAATGTCACGCTTCGTGGCGGCGGTGGAAGGGATAGTGCCGAGCTGGCCGTTGGTGTCGACCAACACGGGCGCTGTGCCGCCCGCGGGGGCGACGCCGCTCACTCCCGCCACGAACGCCCGCGTGTGGCCCGTGCCGATACGAATCGTGTTCGACTCGGCTGCTCCGGCGTTGGCCAGATAGAGGTTGCTGCTGCTGCTCGCGAAGTCCGCCGCGGTGACCGTGGTCGCGGTGAGCCCGCCGGAGCCGTCTCGCTTCGCGAGGGAATTGGCGCTGGCAGCGGTCGCAGGAGCACTCGCGAGTTTGGCATCCGTTACCGCGCTCGCCTGAATCGAGGCCGCGTCCACGCACCCGGCGCACGGTACGCCGGCCGGGCCCTGCGGACCCTCGGGACCCTGCGGGCCTTGAGGCCCTGGATCACCCTGTAGGCCCTGTAGGCCCTGCGGTCCTTGCGGCCCGATCGGACCGGTCGGTCCCGGATCCCCTTGCAAGCCCTGCGGTCCCTGAGGCCCGATCGGACCGGTCGGCCCCGGATCCCCTTGCAAGCCTTGCGGTCCTTGGGGTCCGATTGGGCCCGTCGGGCCGGGATCGCCCGTGAGACCCTGCGGTCCTTGGGGTCCCTGCGGACCGATTGCACCCTGCGGCCCTTGCGGCCCCGTGGCGCCCGTCGGCCCCGGATCGCCCTGGAGACCCTGAGGACCCTGGGGTCCTTGCGGACCGGTTGCGCCCTGCGGCCCCTGAGGCCCTTGCGGCCCGGTCGCGCCCGTCGGCCCCGGATCGCCCTGGAGACCCTGTGGCCCCTGCGGGCCCGCCGCACCCTGAGCGCCCGCGGGGCCCTGCGGCCCGGGATCGCCCTGGGGACCCTGCGGCCCCTCCGGCCCCACGCGCGCCCACATGAATTGCACGTGCGAGGTGTCCAGGCAGTCGGTGGGGAGGCCCGTCGCGGCGATGCGGTATATGGCGCCGCTGGCCGGCACGTAGCACGCGGTGATCTCTTCCGGGGTCTGTGCGCTCGAGGGAACCGCGAACAGCGTCGCGATGCCGCCCAGAGCGAGGTGTCGGGCGATTCGTCGCATCGGAATGCCTCTGATGTACGGAACTAGGCTACACGCGGACCGTTCGTATCGGCCCACGCTCAGAAGTGCCCCTTGGCCTGGGGAGGGCCGGCCGGAACGGAGCTCTGTCACTTCCTACTATGTCAGTTGGGCCTGGCGCGCATCAAGTACATCGGGCAACGCCCGCAAGGCCTCCATGGTGTCGGACGACACCGGTCCCTCCAGGCTGATCACCGCGAGGGCTTCGCCGCCGTCCCCCTGACGGGACTGATGGTACTCGGCGATATTGGCGCCCGCGTCCCCGAGCACGGTGCCCACCTGCCCGATCACGCCGGGGACGTCCCGGTTGCGCAGCACGACCAGGCTGCCCTCCGCTACGACATTGATTCGGTAGTCGCCGATGCGGCTGAGGCGTACGTGATCACCCGCCAGTATAGAGCCCTGCACGCGCAGGCCGTGCGGCGACCCGCCGAAGCAGTCGGTGGCTCTGCCCAGCCGCACCTGCACCTGCCCGCTCACGTCCGGCGGCGCGCTGGTGGTCACCCGGCGCACCTCGATGCCCCGAGCCTCGGCCAGGTGGATCGCGTTCACCAGGTTGATCGCGCCGCGGCCGACGATGCGCGACAGCG
The nucleotide sequence above comes from Gemmatimonadota bacterium. Encoded proteins:
- a CDS encoding pseudouridine-5'-phosphate glycosidase, which translates into the protein MPPANDRAPAAPKPLVALETTVIAHGLPRPWNVEQALRLEAAVREEGAEPRTIGIIGGEVVVGLDEAQIRRLGANDEVRKVSTRDLPVVAARGMDGATTVAATIRLAHGAGIEVFSTGGIGGVHRALGGAASTDVSADLEELARIPMVVVCSGAKAVLDLEATRETLETRGVTVAGYGTDSFPAFFSQDSGLPVDIRCDSPEEVAELVAAHRRMSLPAALLVAVPVPDSVAIPRAEIEPLVERAVREAEDEGLRSAQLTPFLLSRVAELTEERSLRANLALLERNARVAARIARAVQAWRLAEAAAS
- a CDS encoding tail fiber domain-containing protein; this translates as MDAASIQASAVTDAKLASAPATAASANSLAKRDGSGGLTATTVTAADFASSSSNLYLANAGAAESNTIRIGTGHTRAFVAGVSGVAPAGGTAPVLVDTNGQLGTIPSTAATKRDIRTIDAELDRLALLRPVSFRYRADPAGEMQFGLVAEEVEEVFPELALYGGDGRLTSVRYHLLAPLVLAQAQRNRIRAAELEADLAASLERVAALEARLATMEAATADPHADGERR
- a CDS encoding glutamate-cysteine ligase family protein, producing MDPEALALLDADIRHRAFRLPELPGGPGAGRPWRALSADGVAASAPGAGYGAPLIGIEIELLPLDESGRIAPIHGPDGSLAFLTELAERLGWRESLSPTGSPQFEPGAEETISYEPGGQIEYGTAPYASPARLLRRAGAVLGHLRAGAEEHGLKLEARGIEPGRAVADTALLLTSDRYRRMDAYLVSLGSAGPRMMRQTASTQFNLDFGPDPLLAWRVANALVAPLTAMFAHSATYDGAPSGHVSYRADAWRRLDPGRTGVFEDGGDPVASYVRFALRANYFLGAGSPTPFGGLLARGEVGLDGWRSHLTTLFPEVRPRGWLEIRSCDAVAPEALAAPVVLLTGILHDPLTLAEAADALPPATPERLVRAGRVGLRDAELASSARDAAALGLRGARRLGSERMDAGTIATAERFFQRYTFAGRCPADDQEVEALLPETA
- a CDS encoding cytochrome c encodes the protein MRVLSVVFLTLLALLGAAVAVATSGAYNVAATQTEGAVTEWALETVAHRSIARHARDIGAMPELDSAALVGGLDHFHGMCVDCHGAPGFDRTEAGQGLNPPAPDLDEVVAEGEWSDAELFWIVKNGIKMTGMPAFGPTHGDEDLWAIVAIMKELPDLSEEAYAERVEALSAPAPAEGGEAPAEEEGHTHADGRQHVR
- the nadC gene encoding carboxylating nicotinate-nucleotide diphosphorylase: MEQAAAPTAPDSDGWYPEVPRVPARVLDRVIEAALDEDLAWGDATTEALVPPDARARADIAARAPGVASGVPVAARVFKTVDPDLDVRPLVTDGERVVPGLPLLRVEGRARSILMAERVALNFLQRLSGVATLTSRFVEAVEGTDARIVDTRKTTPGLRSLEKYAVRCGGGANHRLHLGDAVLVKDNHRAVLAASGRSLSESVARLKKGLPPTMTVEVEVDTLEELEDVLQGDPDAVLLDNMSPNELRVAVLTVRGRAITEASGGVTLETVRTIAESGVDLISVGALTHSAPALDVALDWIRTDVPEPVKEAVPEPVRS
- the nadA gene encoding quinolinate synthase NadA; its protein translation is MAVSATSIDQLHARLSERLAGVMPEVEIAYKAQLAWEVNRLKQERGAVILGHNYMEPALYHSVCDFVGDSLELARKAAETESDPIVFCGVRFMAETAKILNPSRTVLLPTDRGGCSLASSITAEDVRRLKARYPGVPVVTYVNTYADVKAECDVCCTSSNAVRVVEALPGDDVILIPDEYLTRNVAREVSKRVILPTGEGIEDQIRERMRSAGAEAQAGIRRADSAIDATTPFGPEAGSPATNGGSRELRVIGWPGRCEVHEQFTVQDIEMVRRQFPDVFVLAHPECSPEVVDASDFSGSTSAMIRAVRDSEAPRYLLMTECSMADNIVAAAPEKEMVRLCSVRCPHMNEITLEQVLAALRENQYVIDVEPDVARRARGSIERMLEIG
- a CDS encoding MFS transporter; its protein translation is MAAGRSGGELNAIGATDFAGARSAEPAGRWGVLVLLAAAELAGMSLWFTASAVAPQLRELWSLSAGQEVWLTNAVQLGFVVGTAAAAALNLADIVRARALFAASALAAALVNGLILIAPGFAVGVGLRFLTGVFLAGVYPPAMKMAATWFRSGRGLAIGTIVGALTVGKATPYLLQGMEGVGLGGVIGSASAGAAAAGALVLLAYRDGPFPFASRPFHWGLVGSVLRHRPTRLAIYGYLGHMWELYAMWALVTLYFKDVLAAAGPGGSALRAGIIGFAVIAAGGPGSVIAGRLADRFGRERVASWAMVVSGACALSIGWLMSAPLAALVALGLLWGAAVVADSAQFSALVTEVAPSHAVGTALTLQTSLGFALTIGSIWLASDLSTRVGWGAAFSVLAVGPALGIMAMARLTAARSLP